In Acidianus brierleyi, one genomic interval encodes:
- a CDS encoding SagB family peptide dehydrogenase produces MNIFEEFYLKTQNFTFTVIPNNYPKEYNGVKVIPLPKPREIVEGFHKVITTRSSTRRFMEEKVDISAISDLLYYSVGVRKKESEVIYRMFPSAGGLAESEVYLVPLISDLEVGIYHYNPLSHSLEKLNIEIELEILKSDIVSSIPDINAIPLLLILTARYWKALAKYGNRGGRFVFIDIGIVMENFYLVATALNLGICAVGGFNDYIFNRALDLKNNEVVLGLLVVGKKN; encoded by the coding sequence ATGAATATATTTGAGGAGTTCTATCTGAAGACTCAAAATTTTACTTTTACAGTAATCCCAAATAATTATCCGAAAGAGTACAATGGTGTTAAAGTTATACCCTTACCTAAGCCTAGAGAGATAGTAGAAGGTTTTCATAAGGTAATTACTACTAGATCTTCAACGAGGAGGTTTATGGAAGAAAAGGTCGATATTAGCGCTATTTCTGATTTGCTCTATTATTCGGTAGGTGTCAGGAAAAAAGAGAGCGAGGTAATATATAGAATGTTTCCATCAGCCGGAGGTTTAGCGGAAAGTGAGGTTTATTTAGTACCTCTCATTTCCGATTTAGAAGTTGGTATATATCATTACAATCCCTTGTCCCATTCTCTAGAGAAACTTAACATTGAGATTGAGCTAGAAATTCTTAAGTCTGATATTGTTAGTTCTATTCCAGATATTAATGCAATTCCTTTACTTCTCATCTTAACAGCAAGATATTGGAAAGCTTTAGCAAAATATGGTAATAGAGGTGGAAGGTTTGTATTTATTGATATAGGAATAGTTATGGAGAACTTTTATTTAGTAGCTACAGCCCTTAATTTGGGAATATGTGCTGTAGGTGGTTTTAACGATTACATTTTTAATAGAGCGCTTGACCT